One Tachypleus tridentatus isolate NWPU-2018 chromosome 3, ASM421037v1, whole genome shotgun sequence DNA window includes the following coding sequences:
- the LOC143246223 gene encoding uncharacterized protein LOC143246223 isoform X2 has product MSCKDIAFTNRKLSQNSIERMFSNLSFCIFLANFLSLSLAGAKQENYFLTDYCQSSSQDPAVLVLSKNGQYSAGTLKLAQVLTGQPFYKPGMNCSLILCAPLGYQLLLTISFVNIRSCEFDELSVISGQSNQTTYSNPICGQHKCHEEDCPDLDFVSTRKHPNITVKFQSSTEGNITFNYTGFEASFTVFDSVDNFTHSCKESERFQCTNGRCIWQNFYCNGHNNCGDRSDEPFYCPRLGNLCPAATEFKGHSKKRSSITTTTSYFEPNEHWPGINDSGICSSLSDPEAAKSSKSDQNESMPSPTDASAATISSEKDSGTPTMATFSRREKVPSKTHDKMKLIPETSPDKCKEK; this is encoded by the exons agTTGCAAGGACATAGCATTTACCAACAGAAAACTTTCCCAAAATTCCATAGAGAGAATGTTTTCCAACCTTTCATTTTGCATATTTCTTGCAAATTTTCTTTCTCTCAGTCTGGCTGGTGCTAAGCAAGAAAATT ATTTTTTAACAGATTATTGTCAGTCAAGCAGTCAAGATCCTGCAGTTTTAGTCTTATCCAAAAATGGCCAGTACTCAGCTGGTACACTTAAACTTGCACAAGTCCTCACTGGACAACCATTTTATAAACCAGGTATGAACTGTTCTTTAATACTTTGTGCTCCATTAGGATACCAGCTATTGCTAACAATCTCATTTGTTAACATAAGATCCTGTGAGTTTGATGAATTATCAGTGATCTCTGGTCAGTCCAACCAAACAACTTATAGTAATCCCATATGCGGCCAGCACAAGTGCCACGAGGAAGACTGTCCAGATCTGGATTTTGTATCCACTCGCAAGCATCCTAACATAACTGTGAAGTTTCAGAGTTCTACAGAAGGAAATATCACATTTAATTACACAGGATTTGAAGCCTCTTTCACTGTGTTTGATTCTG tgGACAATTTTACTCATTCCTGTAAGGAAAGTGAACGCTTCCAGTGTACCAATGGACGATGCATATGGCAAAACTTCTATTGCAATGGACACAATAATTGTGGTGATCGCAGTGATGAACCTTTCTACTGTCCAC gtttaggcaacctatgtccagcagcaactgagttcaagGGTCATAGCAAGAAGAG GAGTTCCATTACTACTACAACATCTTACTTTGAACCAAATGAACATTGGCCAGGAATTAATGACAGTGGGATTTGCTCCTCTTTATCTGATCCTGAAGCAGCAAAATCCAGCAAATCTGACCAAAATGAATCCATGCCAAGCCCAACAGATGCATCAGCAGCTACTATCAGTAGTGAGAAAGATTCAGGAACACCAACTATGGCTACTTTTAGTAGGAGAGAAAAGGTTCCATCCAAGACTCatgataaaatgaaattaattccTGAAACTTCTCCAGAcaaat GCAAAGAAAAGTAA
- the LOC143246223 gene encoding uncharacterized protein LOC143246223 isoform X4 has protein sequence MSCKDIAFTNRKLSQNSIERMFSNLSFCIFLANFLSLSLAGAKQENYFLTDYCQSSSQDPAVLVLSKNGQYSAGTLKLAQVLTGQPFYKPGMNCSLILCAPLGYQLLLTISFVNIRSCEFDELSVISGQSNQTTYSNPICGQHKCHEEDCPDLDFVSTRKHPNITVKFQSSTEGNITFNYTGFEASFTVFDSVDNFTHSCKESERFQCTNGRCIWQNFYCNGHNNCGDRSDEPFYCPLGVPLLLQHLTLNQMNIGQELMTVGFAPLYLILKQQNPANLTKMNPCQAQQMHQQLLSVVRKIQEHQLWLLLVGEKRFHPRLMIK, from the exons agTTGCAAGGACATAGCATTTACCAACAGAAAACTTTCCCAAAATTCCATAGAGAGAATGTTTTCCAACCTTTCATTTTGCATATTTCTTGCAAATTTTCTTTCTCTCAGTCTGGCTGGTGCTAAGCAAGAAAATT ATTTTTTAACAGATTATTGTCAGTCAAGCAGTCAAGATCCTGCAGTTTTAGTCTTATCCAAAAATGGCCAGTACTCAGCTGGTACACTTAAACTTGCACAAGTCCTCACTGGACAACCATTTTATAAACCAGGTATGAACTGTTCTTTAATACTTTGTGCTCCATTAGGATACCAGCTATTGCTAACAATCTCATTTGTTAACATAAGATCCTGTGAGTTTGATGAATTATCAGTGATCTCTGGTCAGTCCAACCAAACAACTTATAGTAATCCCATATGCGGCCAGCACAAGTGCCACGAGGAAGACTGTCCAGATCTGGATTTTGTATCCACTCGCAAGCATCCTAACATAACTGTGAAGTTTCAGAGTTCTACAGAAGGAAATATCACATTTAATTACACAGGATTTGAAGCCTCTTTCACTGTGTTTGATTCTG tgGACAATTTTACTCATTCCTGTAAGGAAAGTGAACGCTTCCAGTGTACCAATGGACGATGCATATGGCAAAACTTCTATTGCAATGGACACAATAATTGTGGTGATCGCAGTGATGAACCTTTCTACTGTCCAC TAGGAGTTCCATTACTACTACAACATCTTACTTTGAACCAAATGAACATTGGCCAGGAATTAATGACAGTGGGATTTGCTCCTCTTTATCTGATCCTGAAGCAGCAAAATCCAGCAAATCTGACCAAAATGAATCCATGCCAAGCCCAACAGATGCATCAGCAGCTACTATCAGTAGTGAGAAAGATTCAGGAACACCAACTATGGCTACTTTTAGTAGGAGAGAAAAGGTTCCATCCAAGACTCatgataaaatga
- the LOC143246223 gene encoding abnormal cell migration protein 13-like isoform X1, protein MSCKDIAFTNRKLSQNSIERMFSNLSFCIFLANFLSLSLAGAKQENYFLTDYCQSSSQDPAVLVLSKNGQYSAGTLKLAQVLTGQPFYKPGMNCSLILCAPLGYQLLLTISFVNIRSCEFDELSVISGQSNQTTYSNPICGQHKCHEEDCPDLDFVSTRKHPNITVKFQSSTEGNITFNYTGFEASFTVFDSVDNFTHSCKESERFQCTNGRCIWQNFYCNGHNNCGDRSDEPFYCPRPITTTQTIWGVVVIVFGITMICFFIPLFMFLAIWGSRSSITTTTSYFEPNEHWPGINDSGICSSLSDPEAAKSSKSDQNESMPSPTDASAATISSEKDSGTPTMATFSRREKVPSKTHDKMKLIPETSPDKCKEK, encoded by the exons agTTGCAAGGACATAGCATTTACCAACAGAAAACTTTCCCAAAATTCCATAGAGAGAATGTTTTCCAACCTTTCATTTTGCATATTTCTTGCAAATTTTCTTTCTCTCAGTCTGGCTGGTGCTAAGCAAGAAAATT ATTTTTTAACAGATTATTGTCAGTCAAGCAGTCAAGATCCTGCAGTTTTAGTCTTATCCAAAAATGGCCAGTACTCAGCTGGTACACTTAAACTTGCACAAGTCCTCACTGGACAACCATTTTATAAACCAGGTATGAACTGTTCTTTAATACTTTGTGCTCCATTAGGATACCAGCTATTGCTAACAATCTCATTTGTTAACATAAGATCCTGTGAGTTTGATGAATTATCAGTGATCTCTGGTCAGTCCAACCAAACAACTTATAGTAATCCCATATGCGGCCAGCACAAGTGCCACGAGGAAGACTGTCCAGATCTGGATTTTGTATCCACTCGCAAGCATCCTAACATAACTGTGAAGTTTCAGAGTTCTACAGAAGGAAATATCACATTTAATTACACAGGATTTGAAGCCTCTTTCACTGTGTTTGATTCTG tgGACAATTTTACTCATTCCTGTAAGGAAAGTGAACGCTTCCAGTGTACCAATGGACGATGCATATGGCAAAACTTCTATTGCAATGGACACAATAATTGTGGTGATCGCAGTGATGAACCTTTCTACTGTCCAC GTCCAATTACAACTACACAGACCATATGGGGAGTGGTTGTGATTGTTTTTGGTATCACCATGATTTGTTTTTTCATTCCATTGTTTATGTTCCTGGCTATCTGGGGTAGTAGGAGTTCCATTACTACTACAACATCTTACTTTGAACCAAATGAACATTGGCCAGGAATTAATGACAGTGGGATTTGCTCCTCTTTATCTGATCCTGAAGCAGCAAAATCCAGCAAATCTGACCAAAATGAATCCATGCCAAGCCCAACAGATGCATCAGCAGCTACTATCAGTAGTGAGAAAGATTCAGGAACACCAACTATGGCTACTTTTAGTAGGAGAGAAAAGGTTCCATCCAAGACTCatgataaaatgaaattaattccTGAAACTTCTCCAGAcaaat GCAAAGAAAAGTAA
- the LOC143246223 gene encoding uncharacterized protein LOC143246223 isoform X5: MSCKDIAFTNRKLSQNSIERMFSNLSFCIFLANFLSLSLAGAKQENYFLTDYCQSSSQDPAVLVLSKNGQYSAGTLKLAQVLTGQPFYKPGMNCSLILCAPLGYQLLLTISFVNIRSCEFDELSVISGQSNQTTYSNPICGQHKCHEEDCPDLDFVSTRKHPNITVKFQSSTEGNITFNYTGFEASFTVFDSVDNFTHSCKESERFQCTNGRCIWQNFYCNGHNNCGDRSDEPFYCPRVPLLLQHLTLNQMNIGQELMTVGFAPLYLILKQQNPANLTKMNPCQAQQMHQQLLSVVRKIQEHQLWLLLVGEKRFHPRLMIK; encoded by the exons agTTGCAAGGACATAGCATTTACCAACAGAAAACTTTCCCAAAATTCCATAGAGAGAATGTTTTCCAACCTTTCATTTTGCATATTTCTTGCAAATTTTCTTTCTCTCAGTCTGGCTGGTGCTAAGCAAGAAAATT ATTTTTTAACAGATTATTGTCAGTCAAGCAGTCAAGATCCTGCAGTTTTAGTCTTATCCAAAAATGGCCAGTACTCAGCTGGTACACTTAAACTTGCACAAGTCCTCACTGGACAACCATTTTATAAACCAGGTATGAACTGTTCTTTAATACTTTGTGCTCCATTAGGATACCAGCTATTGCTAACAATCTCATTTGTTAACATAAGATCCTGTGAGTTTGATGAATTATCAGTGATCTCTGGTCAGTCCAACCAAACAACTTATAGTAATCCCATATGCGGCCAGCACAAGTGCCACGAGGAAGACTGTCCAGATCTGGATTTTGTATCCACTCGCAAGCATCCTAACATAACTGTGAAGTTTCAGAGTTCTACAGAAGGAAATATCACATTTAATTACACAGGATTTGAAGCCTCTTTCACTGTGTTTGATTCTG tgGACAATTTTACTCATTCCTGTAAGGAAAGTGAACGCTTCCAGTGTACCAATGGACGATGCATATGGCAAAACTTCTATTGCAATGGACACAATAATTGTGGTGATCGCAGTGATGAACCTTTCTACTGTCCAC GAGTTCCATTACTACTACAACATCTTACTTTGAACCAAATGAACATTGGCCAGGAATTAATGACAGTGGGATTTGCTCCTCTTTATCTGATCCTGAAGCAGCAAAATCCAGCAAATCTGACCAAAATGAATCCATGCCAAGCCCAACAGATGCATCAGCAGCTACTATCAGTAGTGAGAAAGATTCAGGAACACCAACTATGGCTACTTTTAGTAGGAGAGAAAAGGTTCCATCCAAGACTCatgataaaatga
- the LOC143246223 gene encoding uncharacterized protein LOC143246223 isoform X6: MFSNLSFCIFLANFLSLSLAGAKQENYFLTDYCQSSSQDPAVLVLSKNGQYSAGTLKLAQVLTGQPFYKPGMNCSLILCAPLGYQLLLTISFVNIRSCEFDELSVISGQSNQTTYSNPICGQHKCHEEDCPDLDFVSTRKHPNITVKFQSSTEGNITFNYTGFEASFTVFDSVDNFTHSCKESERFQCTNGRCIWQNFYCNGHNNCGDRSDEPFYCPRVPLLLQHLTLNQMNIGQELMTVGFAPLYLILKQQNPANLTKMNPCQAQQMHQQLLSVVRKIQEHQLWLLLVGEKRFHPRLMIK; the protein is encoded by the exons ATGTTTTCCAACCTTTCATTTTGCATATTTCTTGCAAATTTTCTTTCTCTCAGTCTGGCTGGTGCTAAGCAAGAAAATT ATTTTTTAACAGATTATTGTCAGTCAAGCAGTCAAGATCCTGCAGTTTTAGTCTTATCCAAAAATGGCCAGTACTCAGCTGGTACACTTAAACTTGCACAAGTCCTCACTGGACAACCATTTTATAAACCAGGTATGAACTGTTCTTTAATACTTTGTGCTCCATTAGGATACCAGCTATTGCTAACAATCTCATTTGTTAACATAAGATCCTGTGAGTTTGATGAATTATCAGTGATCTCTGGTCAGTCCAACCAAACAACTTATAGTAATCCCATATGCGGCCAGCACAAGTGCCACGAGGAAGACTGTCCAGATCTGGATTTTGTATCCACTCGCAAGCATCCTAACATAACTGTGAAGTTTCAGAGTTCTACAGAAGGAAATATCACATTTAATTACACAGGATTTGAAGCCTCTTTCACTGTGTTTGATTCTG tgGACAATTTTACTCATTCCTGTAAGGAAAGTGAACGCTTCCAGTGTACCAATGGACGATGCATATGGCAAAACTTCTATTGCAATGGACACAATAATTGTGGTGATCGCAGTGATGAACCTTTCTACTGTCCAC GAGTTCCATTACTACTACAACATCTTACTTTGAACCAAATGAACATTGGCCAGGAATTAATGACAGTGGGATTTGCTCCTCTTTATCTGATCCTGAAGCAGCAAAATCCAGCAAATCTGACCAAAATGAATCCATGCCAAGCCCAACAGATGCATCAGCAGCTACTATCAGTAGTGAGAAAGATTCAGGAACACCAACTATGGCTACTTTTAGTAGGAGAGAAAAGGTTCCATCCAAGACTCatgataaaatga
- the LOC143246223 gene encoding abnormal cell migration protein 13-like isoform X3 yields MFSNLSFCIFLANFLSLSLAGAKQENYFLTDYCQSSSQDPAVLVLSKNGQYSAGTLKLAQVLTGQPFYKPGMNCSLILCAPLGYQLLLTISFVNIRSCEFDELSVISGQSNQTTYSNPICGQHKCHEEDCPDLDFVSTRKHPNITVKFQSSTEGNITFNYTGFEASFTVFDSVDNFTHSCKESERFQCTNGRCIWQNFYCNGHNNCGDRSDEPFYCPRPITTTQTIWGVVVIVFGITMICFFIPLFMFLAIWGSRSSITTTTSYFEPNEHWPGINDSGICSSLSDPEAAKSSKSDQNESMPSPTDASAATISSEKDSGTPTMATFSRREKVPSKTHDKMKLIPETSPDKCKEK; encoded by the exons ATGTTTTCCAACCTTTCATTTTGCATATTTCTTGCAAATTTTCTTTCTCTCAGTCTGGCTGGTGCTAAGCAAGAAAATT ATTTTTTAACAGATTATTGTCAGTCAAGCAGTCAAGATCCTGCAGTTTTAGTCTTATCCAAAAATGGCCAGTACTCAGCTGGTACACTTAAACTTGCACAAGTCCTCACTGGACAACCATTTTATAAACCAGGTATGAACTGTTCTTTAATACTTTGTGCTCCATTAGGATACCAGCTATTGCTAACAATCTCATTTGTTAACATAAGATCCTGTGAGTTTGATGAATTATCAGTGATCTCTGGTCAGTCCAACCAAACAACTTATAGTAATCCCATATGCGGCCAGCACAAGTGCCACGAGGAAGACTGTCCAGATCTGGATTTTGTATCCACTCGCAAGCATCCTAACATAACTGTGAAGTTTCAGAGTTCTACAGAAGGAAATATCACATTTAATTACACAGGATTTGAAGCCTCTTTCACTGTGTTTGATTCTG tgGACAATTTTACTCATTCCTGTAAGGAAAGTGAACGCTTCCAGTGTACCAATGGACGATGCATATGGCAAAACTTCTATTGCAATGGACACAATAATTGTGGTGATCGCAGTGATGAACCTTTCTACTGTCCAC GTCCAATTACAACTACACAGACCATATGGGGAGTGGTTGTGATTGTTTTTGGTATCACCATGATTTGTTTTTTCATTCCATTGTTTATGTTCCTGGCTATCTGGGGTAGTAGGAGTTCCATTACTACTACAACATCTTACTTTGAACCAAATGAACATTGGCCAGGAATTAATGACAGTGGGATTTGCTCCTCTTTATCTGATCCTGAAGCAGCAAAATCCAGCAAATCTGACCAAAATGAATCCATGCCAAGCCCAACAGATGCATCAGCAGCTACTATCAGTAGTGAGAAAGATTCAGGAACACCAACTATGGCTACTTTTAGTAGGAGAGAAAAGGTTCCATCCAAGACTCatgataaaatgaaattaattccTGAAACTTCTCCAGAcaaat GCAAAGAAAAGTAA